The nucleotide window GTCCAAGCTCACAACATAAACTatcctcattctttgattcatctGATACAGGGCAACTTATTTCATGGATTACCAAATGAGGGCCCCTATGCACATCTGGCAACGTACATAGAAATTTGTAACACTGTGAAGATTGCAGGAGTGCCAGATGAAGCCATTAGGCtaagtttattttcattttctatggcaggagaagccaagaaGTGGCTCCATTCATTCACGGGTAACAGTCTGAAGACATGGGAGGAAGTTGTTgagaaatttctgaagaaatacttccccGAGTTAAAGACTGCAGAAGGGAAATCTGCTATTTCATCATTTCACCAATTCCCTAATGAATCCTTGAGTGAAGCATTAGAGAGGTTTCGGGGTTTGTTGAGGAAGACTCCCACATATGGATTCTCTAAACCAATTCAATTGAacatgtttatagatgggctgagaccacaaaccaagcagtTGTTAGATGCTTCAGCAGGAGGAAAGATAAAGCTGAAGACCCCTGACGAGGCAACTCAGTTGATTGAAAATATGTCTGCCAGTGATCATGCTATTTTACATGATAGAGTGCATCAACCCACCAAGAAAAGCTTATTAGAgtttgttagtcgatgaatacaactaacttttgtgtataaaacctgtgtaaagtgtatcaaactcctccaatttatggttattttgtagtgttgtaattactttttgttaaagataggtaataaatatttagtactcccattttatgtatttaataatcaattcctctcaatttcaggtattttggccatttttcTCGAGGAGCTTTTGCATgtgagagattctagagagagaagggtccgagtccagagagttttgagagattttgttgtgcaaAGACCTGTAGAGAacagagcttgaagaggaagtcgtcctgagagcttgagatgagtttgtgagtgattgtgaggttctagaggtggaggagacatcctcaccacttgtatttcttcaatccttcatttttctcttctctttgttgtaaagaaagcTTCCCAGTTATCGAGAGCTAAATCttttgttggttcttccttataggtacttgatgtaaatacctgtatatctatttaatgatgttttgtgtgttctctgtgctatcaatACGTCATTTCAGCGTGTTTCTGCCTTggtcacgtagatgcatgctttgttaggatcattcaacagtggaaactggtctgattcttagaacttgataggacagggctagtttatcgtattatcacgagggatcggggtacggtaacctagttgtttgtatgctTGTCTTAATGCAGTTATGGTCGAGTTTAGttcaacaagaggaatctgaggacgatgcttgatcaggattaggctacactatcatgaggaatcggggtttagcatttcaggggacaccatagaacacatgagcattgttaattagagaatatccttttaacatcaggcgcctaataggaagaccaacatgttgtctacttgtctttacgcaTTATTACTCACatgattttctctttaatagttagtttacatacctgtgcaTAGTCAACACATCTCTgttcatactagacacctattcactgaatatagctttaccaagtaacataagttccccgagagttcgatacttggttcttacaattttatactacttgcgcgatccagTGCACTTGCCGGGTTCCAACAGAGTTATCTTCCCAAGACGCTGtgttggcacaaaataagttaCTTTCTAAGAAACTTGAGATCTTAACAGAAACAattggtaagttgccaactaaatTGTCTATTGGTCAACCTTCACAGTCTTCTGTTTTGTAGGTTACAAGTTGTACCATTTGTGGTGGTGCCCATGAATCCGGCCATTGTATTCCTTTTGAAGAACAAATGCAGGAAGTTAGTTACACAGGAAATCAACAAAGGAAAGGATACAACCAAGGAGGATTCTCAGGTTTCCAGCAAGGTCCCTACAATCAGCAAGGACAATGGAGATCACATCCTGGtaatcaattcaataaggacTAGGGTGGACCTGCCAACAGGCCGCctcaacaagggcctaacatcttcCAGAGGACTACCAAACTAGAAGAAACCCTGGCTCAATTCATGCAAGTGACCATATCCAACCATAAGAGTACTGAGTCAGCCCTGAAAAACCTTGAGATTCAGGTGGGTCAACTGACCAAGCAGTTAGTTGAGAAGTCATCCAACAACTTTGGGGAAAATATTGAGAAGAATCCCAAAGAAGAGTGTAAAGTTGTTGTAACAAGAAGCGGGAAGCTTGTGGCGGCTGAGGATGAGGACGTTGTTGCTTTGAAGGAGCAATTTGCTTTCAAGGACACTactgttaaaaagaaaaatgaggtaACTGATGCAATGAGTCAGAGgggggaaaaaaaataatggtcgaagagaaaaaaataaaagaccaagaaaaataaatagaggtagaaaaagaaaaagaaaaagaagaaaaagaaaaagttaaaaaaataataaagatgaagaaaagaGTAGAAGtgcaaaagaaagagaaaagaggaAAGAGAAAGCTTCAGATAAGGGTACGGAAGTTCCATATCCCGTGGTACCGTCCAAGAAAGATAAGGACTGCCATCTGGCGAGATTCCTAGACATTTttaggaaactggaaataactattccttttggagaagctttacagcagatgccactctactcaaaGTTTTTGAAAGGTTTGTTGACAAGGAAGCACAAGTACATTCACCAGGAGAATATCATTGTGGAAGGCAACTGCAGTGTTGTGATACACaagatccttccaccaaaaCACAAGGACCCTAGAAGTGtgactattccttgttcaataggTGAAGTCACAGTGGGAAAGGCTCTCATTGACTTGGGGGTCAATATCAACTTAATGCCACTATCCATGTGTAGAAGGTTAGGAGAGTTGGAAATCATGCCCACCAGAATGACTTTACAGCTTGCTGATCAATCCATCACAAGGCCTTACAGGGTAATTGAAGACATTCTGATAAGAGTTAAGTAGATGGTCTTTCCAGCTGACTTCGTGGTCATGGATGTGGAGGAAGACCATGAGGTTCCAATCATTTTGGGACGACCCTTTATGTTAACTGGAAGCTATGTAGTTGACAGTGGAAGAAAGACATTGGAAATGGGTTTTGAAGATCAAAAGATCAATTTTGATCTATTTGAAGAAGACAAGCCTATGTCAGATCAGAATGTCTACTTGCAAGTGATGGAGGGTGGTAAGGAGGTCCTGAAGTTAAAGGACAAAGTGGAtatcacccattgaggtaaaaacgtcaagctaatgacattaaagaagcacttcgtgggaggcaacccagttttaagtatgttcttttgtttttcttgcatgGTAAAAGTTAGAACATACTTCATAATCATTAGACAGGGGTATATCAGCTTATTTGAATAATAGATATAGGGGTTTTCTTGAAGGAGGACTGAGTTTTAACTtagaattcttttttcttcagaaaaatagtcctttcgctaagccaaATGGCTCTGGCTGAGTGCATAGTTGTCATGCACTAAGCGAGCCATAGACCGCGCTGAGTGATTCAACCCCTGCATCTATAGTTGTTTGAGCACGCTAAGCGGACCATCATTAAGCTAAGCCCAATTCAGTTTGATTTGAGTTGGGCTAAGCCAGTAGATGCTGCACTAAGCCCAATATGTTTGTGGCATGTATTTGGCTAAGTGAGTAATGACTCAGTAAGCCAAAGACCCCAATACTATAGGATGCATTTCATTCGCTGAGCCAGACCTGAGCCCGGCTGAGCAAAAGTTGCAGGAATTATCATTTGCACACCATGCTAAGCGCAACgctgtgcgctaagcccagcccgaaaaaaaattgaatttcaaaatttgggCCTGGGCTCAGCGAGAAGGCCCACTAAGCGGAGAACCtgttgagaaaccaaacatctcacacATTCACTTAGCATGCCAACTCGCTCAGCGAACGTGTCGGTTTTGGCTTAGGTGAGTGTAACTTTAGTTACACTCACTTTGCCAAAATCTGTAACCTCCTCCTACACTCTCGCTCTACCTACAAAATATTTCTTGCATTTTCAAGCATCCTTTAGCGCAATTCTTTTCTGATTGTGAACGAACATCTCTGAATCAAGTAAGCTCTTTAACTTTACCTTTGTGTTTGCTTTTgttgaaccttaggatagaaaACCTTAGGTTAGAGACTTTGATTTTCCTTAGGTTAGATTGTAAGTAGATTAGGAAAAAATTAGGAATTTGTTAGGGATTGTGTTGTATAGGTAAATGTAATCATTTTGTATGTTTGATAGGTTCCTTTTAAAGgcctaaaaaagaagaaaacggAGTTCGTTTTCTGCGTTTTTTATAGAAAACTCGACGAACTTGCTAAGCGCGTCggttgcgctaagcgagttcatcaaaagTGTTTGAATGTATGTATTTCCAgacgaactcgctaagccagccATGATgagctaagcgagttcatctttttaAGATGAATGTTCATCATCTGGTATGAACATGGCTAAGCGGAAACTGTGCGCGCTAAGCCACCAGAGCTttaaaagagacaaaacttgAGGCTAAGCGAGTGGTGTTTCGCTAAGCCCaagtaa belongs to Glycine soja cultivar W05 chromosome 5, ASM419377v2, whole genome shotgun sequence and includes:
- the LOC114411177 gene encoding uncharacterized protein LOC114411177, which translates into the protein MHPKVQAHNINYPHSLIHLIQGNLFHGLPNEGPYAHLATYIEICNTVKIAGVPDEAIRLSLFSFSMAGEAKKWLHSFTGNSLKTWEEVVEKFLKKYFPELKTAEGKSAISSFHQFPNESLSEALERFRGLLRKTPTYGFSKPIQLNMFIDGLRPQTKQLLDASAGGKIKLKTPDEATQLIENMSASDHAILHDRVHQPTKKSLLELQVVPFVVVPMNPAIVFLLKNKCRKLVTQEINKGKDTTKEDSQVSSKVPTISKDNGDHILVGQLTKQLVEKSSNNFGENIEKNPKEECKVVVTRSGKLVAAEDEDVVALKEQFAFKDTTVKKKNEMPLYSKFLKGLLTRKHKYIHQENIIVEGNCSVVIHKILPPKHKDPRSVTIPCSIGEVTVGKALIDLGVNINLMPLSMCRRLGELEIMPTRMTLQLADQSITRPYRVIEDILIRVK